Proteins encoded by one window of Pyxidicoccus trucidator:
- a CDS encoding TonB family protein, with protein sequence MKPPEPPLQRAAGTESIAELILGPERPKRSKGLVWALLATASLHGAAGALAWQAWRNAASRAPPPAAPRPTVRIDHVVSLPPPAAPEPPPLPPPAKPPPPVRAEPPRARVKPASTAAKEAPPPRSAEPAQAGEVVAAKEAQSPLDFTGFDIASGQAPRYAGGVTASTGRSTTAVAPGAGVGEEGDGTGESHARPVQLPARNWSCPWPKEAEALRLDEQTVVLRVVVTPEGRVTTAELMSDPGHGFGEAALACARSARFEAAVDRAGRRYLATSPPIRVRFKRR encoded by the coding sequence GTGAAGCCCCCTGAGCCACCTCTCCAGCGCGCCGCTGGCACCGAGAGCATCGCGGAGCTCATCCTCGGCCCCGAGCGTCCGAAGCGCTCGAAGGGGCTCGTGTGGGCCCTGCTGGCGACAGCGTCCCTGCATGGTGCGGCGGGCGCGCTGGCCTGGCAGGCGTGGCGCAACGCGGCCTCGCGCGCGCCTCCCCCGGCGGCGCCCCGGCCCACGGTGCGCATCGACCACGTGGTGTCCCTCCCTCCCCCGGCGGCGCCCGAGCCACCGCCGCTCCCTCCTCCAGCGAAGCCTCCTCCTCCCGTCCGGGCCGAGCCCCCACGGGCCCGCGTGAAGCCCGCCAGCACCGCCGCGAAGGAGGCGCCTCCCCCGCGCTCCGCCGAGCCCGCCCAGGCCGGTGAAGTGGTCGCCGCGAAGGAGGCTCAGTCCCCCCTCGACTTCACGGGCTTCGACATCGCGAGCGGTCAGGCCCCGCGCTACGCCGGTGGCGTGACGGCGTCCACCGGGCGCTCCACCACGGCTGTCGCTCCCGGCGCGGGAGTCGGAGAGGAAGGTGACGGCACCGGGGAGAGCCACGCCCGGCCCGTTCAGCTTCCGGCGCGCAACTGGAGCTGCCCCTGGCCGAAGGAGGCGGAGGCCCTGCGCCTCGACGAGCAGACGGTGGTGCTGCGCGTGGTCGTCACCCCGGAAGGCCGGGTGACGACGGCCGAGCTGATGTCCGACCCTGGCCATGGCTTCGGAGAGGCGGCACTCGCCTGTGCGCGGAGCGCGCGCTTCGAGGCCGCCGTCGACCGGGCCGGCCGACGCTACCTGGCCACCTCGCCGCCCATCCGGGTCCGCTTCAAGCGGCGCTGA
- the mxcK gene encoding myxochelin export MFS transporter MxcK produces MSASLSPNQERQLLWLLAAVQFTHLMDFMIVMPLGPEFMRVFDLSTAQFGTMVSAYTLASAAMGVTGLFWLDRFDRKRALMTLYGIFIAATLACGAARSHTELLVARTLAGACAGLMGAVVMAIISDLVPMERRGRAIGTVMASLGLSAVAGVPLGLGIASALGWRGPFWAIGALASGVWLCLLWRLPSVRQHLAAAGTGVRRNPLAPLAAPGLMLGWVLTFCVVFSSFLLIPYLGAYMVGNLGLRMEDLSWVYLCGGAATLVSARQVGHLVDRFGPARMLGALLVGTMGPHLLFTHLPPSPLPVVLAVFVVFMALTSTRAIPTIALVTARVPPALRGRYLAVNMAAGDAASGLSAWMSGLLIATAPQGALIGFGQVGWIAVGVTALSLFILWTFGRSPLPLSAAAT; encoded by the coding sequence GTGAGCGCATCCCTCTCGCCGAACCAGGAACGCCAGCTGCTCTGGCTGCTGGCGGCCGTCCAGTTCACCCACCTCATGGACTTCATGATCGTGATGCCGCTGGGGCCGGAGTTCATGCGCGTGTTCGACCTGTCGACGGCGCAATTCGGGACGATGGTCTCCGCGTACACGCTGGCCTCGGCGGCGATGGGGGTGACGGGCCTGTTCTGGCTGGACCGCTTCGACCGGAAGCGGGCGCTGATGACGCTCTACGGAATCTTCATCGCCGCGACGCTGGCCTGTGGCGCCGCGCGGAGCCACACGGAGCTGCTCGTGGCGAGGACGCTGGCCGGCGCCTGCGCGGGGCTGATGGGCGCCGTGGTGATGGCCATCATCAGCGACCTCGTGCCCATGGAGCGCCGGGGCCGGGCCATCGGGACGGTGATGGCGTCGCTCGGCCTGTCCGCGGTGGCCGGCGTACCGCTGGGGCTGGGCATCGCCAGCGCCCTGGGCTGGCGCGGCCCCTTCTGGGCCATTGGAGCACTCGCGAGCGGCGTGTGGCTGTGCCTGCTCTGGCGCCTGCCTTCGGTGCGTCAGCACCTCGCCGCGGCCGGCACGGGGGTGCGGCGCAATCCTCTCGCGCCGCTCGCGGCCCCGGGCCTGATGCTGGGCTGGGTGCTGACGTTCTGCGTGGTGTTCTCCAGCTTCCTGCTGATTCCGTACCTGGGGGCCTACATGGTCGGCAACCTGGGGCTGCGCATGGAGGACCTGTCCTGGGTGTACCTGTGTGGAGGCGCGGCCACGCTGGTGAGCGCGCGTCAGGTCGGGCACCTCGTGGACCGCTTCGGCCCGGCGCGGATGCTGGGCGCGCTGCTGGTCGGAACGATGGGCCCTCATCTGCTGTTCACCCACCTGCCGCCCTCGCCGCTGCCGGTGGTGCTGGCGGTCTTCGTGGTGTTCATGGCGCTGACCTCCACCCGCGCCATCCCCACCATCGCTTTGGTCACCGCGCGAGTCCCACCAGCGCTGCGCGGGCGCTACCTCGCGGTCAACATGGCGGCGGGCGATGCGGCATCGGGACTGTCCGCCTGGATGAGCGGCCTGTTGATTGCGACCGCGCCCCAAGGCGCGCTGATTGGCTTTGGCCAGGTGGGTTGGATTGCGGTGGGCGTGACGGCCCTCTCGCTGTTCATCCTCTGGACGTTTGGACGTAGCCCCCTACCCCTGAGCGCCGCGGCAACTTGA
- the mxcL gene encoding myxochelin B biosynthesis transaminase MxcL produces the protein MDSSQRNHPSLPRPIIGEMKLDYSNRLLAEAKRLVPGVSQSMMKKPEMFAPGAFPVFLARGQGTLVEDVDGQQYIDFICGLGANMLGHNHPDVVGPIRRHLDEGLLHSLPTPVEVTAAQALVDMIPGAEMVRFFKTGADATSAAVRLARYLTGRERIITVGYNGWHDHFQYDTPGVPAALAALTQRMPLFTVPDEAALLTSIEQNGKQLAMVLLSVPYNRVLSREFLQTLRATCTAHGVLLVLDEVVTGFRLALGGAQEFFDVKADFVCLSKSIAAGMPLSAIAGPERHLSKLADLQVSTTFGGELLSLAVCESVLGGYRKSGYIEHLATLGRRLREGVNARAEQLGSPLRVIGYDAIPFFLFDKNPVEHGKRMQPFQAGMARRGVLLRRDVNFICAAHTAEQIEYTIEMAGEVMQSLLASAPAVSAA, from the coding sequence ATGGACTCCTCCCAGAGGAATCACCCGTCGCTCCCCCGTCCCATCATTGGAGAGATGAAGCTCGACTACTCCAACCGCCTGCTGGCCGAAGCGAAGCGGCTGGTGCCCGGCGTCTCGCAGTCGATGATGAAGAAGCCCGAGATGTTCGCCCCCGGCGCCTTTCCGGTCTTCCTCGCCCGGGGCCAGGGCACGCTGGTGGAGGACGTCGACGGCCAGCAGTACATCGACTTCATCTGCGGGCTGGGCGCCAACATGCTGGGCCACAACCACCCGGACGTGGTGGGGCCCATCCGGCGGCACCTGGATGAAGGCCTCCTCCACTCCCTGCCCACGCCGGTGGAGGTCACCGCCGCGCAGGCGCTGGTCGACATGATTCCGGGCGCGGAGATGGTGCGCTTCTTCAAGACGGGCGCGGATGCGACGTCCGCGGCGGTGCGGCTGGCGCGCTACCTCACCGGCAGGGAGCGCATCATCACCGTGGGCTACAACGGCTGGCACGACCACTTCCAGTACGACACACCGGGCGTGCCCGCCGCGCTGGCCGCGCTCACGCAGCGGATGCCTCTCTTCACCGTGCCCGACGAGGCCGCCCTGCTGACCAGCATCGAGCAGAACGGGAAGCAGCTCGCGATGGTGCTCCTCTCGGTGCCCTACAACCGCGTCCTGAGCCGCGAGTTCCTGCAGACGCTGCGGGCCACCTGCACGGCCCACGGGGTGCTGCTGGTCCTGGACGAAGTCGTGACGGGCTTCCGCCTCGCCCTGGGTGGCGCCCAGGAGTTCTTCGACGTGAAGGCGGACTTCGTGTGCCTCTCGAAGAGCATCGCGGCGGGCATGCCCCTCTCGGCGATTGCCGGGCCGGAGCGACACCTGAGCAAGCTGGCGGACCTGCAGGTGTCGACGACCTTCGGAGGTGAGCTGCTGTCCCTGGCGGTATGTGAGTCCGTGCTGGGGGGGTACCGGAAGAGCGGCTACATCGAGCACCTCGCCACCCTGGGCCGGCGGCTGCGCGAGGGCGTCAACGCCCGCGCCGAGCAGCTCGGCTCGCCGCTGCGGGTGATTGGCTACGACGCGATTCCGTTCTTCCTCTTCGACAAGAACCCCGTGGAGCACGGGAAGCGGATGCAGCCCTTCCAGGCCGGCATGGCCCGCAGGGGCGTGCTGCTGCGCCGCGACGTCAACTTCATCTGCGCGGCGCACACGGCCGAGCAGATTGAGTACACCATCGAGATGGCGGGGGAAGTGATGCAGTCCCTCCTCGCGTCCGCTCCGGCCGTCAGCGCGGCCTGA
- a CDS encoding siderophore-interacting protein: protein MTVAERVFRRGPFPVKFRLLEVRRVTRLTPHMMRVTLGGEDLVGFHSDSADDHVKLLIPNPGELKPAMPTMGPHGVVFPEGVARPATRDYTPRRHDPVAGELDLDFVLHGTGPGSTWAAKAKVGDFIGVAGPRGSLMVADDFDWYLFAGDPSGLPSISRRLEELPAGARAIVFLEVGDATEEIRLETRANMELTWLHRNGAAPGATDLLERAIRGLTLPPGDGFVWAAGEATSMRNIREFLVDERHLNKSWVRVIGYWKRNTADHEEPHD, encoded by the coding sequence CCCCTTCCCGGTGAAGTTCCGGCTCCTCGAAGTCCGCCGGGTCACCCGGCTCACGCCCCACATGATGCGCGTCACGCTCGGCGGAGAGGACCTGGTGGGGTTCCACAGCGACAGCGCCGACGACCACGTGAAGCTGCTCATCCCCAACCCGGGAGAGCTCAAGCCCGCGATGCCCACCATGGGCCCGCACGGCGTCGTCTTCCCGGAGGGCGTCGCCCGGCCCGCGACGCGCGACTACACGCCGCGGCGCCATGACCCCGTCGCCGGTGAGCTGGACCTCGACTTCGTGCTGCACGGCACCGGGCCCGGCTCCACCTGGGCCGCGAAGGCGAAGGTGGGGGACTTCATCGGCGTCGCGGGGCCTCGGGGCTCGCTCATGGTCGCCGACGACTTCGACTGGTACCTGTTCGCGGGAGACCCGAGCGGGCTGCCGTCCATCAGCCGCAGGCTGGAGGAGCTTCCCGCCGGTGCCCGCGCCATCGTCTTCCTCGAGGTCGGCGATGCCACCGAGGAGATCCGCTTGGAGACTCGCGCCAACATGGAGCTGACCTGGCTGCACCGGAACGGCGCGGCGCCGGGGGCCACGGACCTGCTGGAGCGGGCCATCCGCGGGCTGACCTTGCCTCCGGGCGACGGCTTCGTCTGGGCGGCGGGAGAGGCCACCTCGATGCGCAACATCCGGGAGTTCCTGGTCGACGAGCGCCACCTGAACAAGAGCTGGGTCCGGGTGATTGGCTACTGGAAGCGGAACACCGCCGACCACGAAGAGCCCCACGACTGA